The Polaromonas sp. SP1 DNA window CACCGGCATCACAGGTCGCCGGCACCGCGGCGTTCTCCAAATTCATGCACGTGCTGCAACTGGTGGCCGATTCGGCCGAGCCACTCAACATCGGCGCACTCGTCAAGGCCAGCGGCTACCCGCGTCCCACGGTGCACCGCATCGTCGCCGCGCTGGTGGCCGAGCGCCTGCTGGTTGAAAACGAACGCGGCGCGCTGCTGGCCCTGGGCCCACGCCTCATCCAGCTCGCCAGCCGCAGTTGGGGCCGCTCAGACTTGCGCCTGGCCGCGGTCGACGAACTCAAGCGCCTGCGCGACATCACCGGCGAAACCGTGCACCTGGCCGTACCCAATGGCAACACCATGGTCTACATCGAAAAGCTCGAAAGTCCGAGCGCCGTCCGCATGGCCTCACGTATCGGCACCAGCGTGGCGCTGCATGCGACTGCGGTCGGCAAGGCCTACATGGCGGCGCTGGAGCCTTCAGTGCTGGAGCCCTTGCTACTGGGCTTGCCCCTGCCGCGTTACACCGACAACACCCTGGTGAAGCTGCCTGGGTTACGCAAGCAGTTGCAGGTCACGCGGGAGCGGGGCTGGTCCGTCGATGCCGAGGAGCACGAAGCCGGCATCTTTTGTTATGGCGCC harbors:
- a CDS encoding IclR family transcriptional regulator encodes the protein MPKSTTAKTHAVKPPASQVAGTAAFSKFMHVLQLVADSAEPLNIGALVKASGYPRPTVHRIVAALVAERLLVENERGALLALGPRLIQLASRSWGRSDLRLAAVDELKRLRDITGETVHLAVPNGNTMVYIEKLESPSAVRMASRIGTSVALHATAVGKAYMAALEPSVLEPLLLGLPLPRYTDNTLVKLPGLRKQLQVTRERGWSVDAEEHEAGIFCYGAVIRGSRGVPVAAISVSTLMFRQKADPEQAYVAPLLEACRVISERIGETPSLSAADIL